A single window of Chitinophagaceae bacterium DNA harbors:
- the sufC gene encoding Fe-S cluster assembly ATPase SufC yields MLEIKDLKASINGKDILKGLNLNVKKGEIHAIMGPNGSGKSTLASVLAGKEEFEVEGGTIQFNGKDLFELEPEERAREGVFLAFQYPVEIPGVSIANFMKASVNEIRKYRGQDELNAMQFLKYMKEKMKSVDFDQKFMSRSLNEGFSGGEKKKNEIFQMAMLEPTLAVLDETDSGLDIDALKTVANGVNKLRTKDNAFVVITHYQRLLDFIVPDFVHVLFDGRIVKSGDKSLALELEEKGYDWIKKEVVPSI; encoded by the coding sequence ATGCTTGAAATAAAAGACCTAAAGGCTTCTATTAATGGAAAAGACATACTAAAAGGCCTTAATTTAAATGTAAAGAAAGGAGAGATTCATGCTATAATGGGTCCTAATGGCTCCGGAAAGAGTACGCTTGCATCTGTATTAGCAGGAAAAGAAGAATTTGAAGTAGAAGGTGGTACCATTCAATTTAATGGTAAAGACTTATTTGAACTGGAACCGGAAGAAAGAGCCAGAGAAGGCGTTTTTCTTGCCTTCCAGTATCCTGTTGAAATACCGGGAGTAAGTATTGCAAACTTTATGAAAGCTTCTGTAAATGAAATAAGAAAGTACAGAGGTCAGGATGAACTGAATGCAATGCAGTTTTTGAAATACATGAAAGAAAAGATGAAGTCTGTTGATTTTGACCAAAAGTTTATGTCAAGGTCATTAAATGAAGGTTTCTCCGGCGGAGAAAAAAAGAAAAATGAAATCTTTCAGATGGCCATGCTTGAACCGACTTTAGCTGTATTAGATGAAACAGACAGCGGTTTAGATATTGATGCTTTAAAAACTGTGGCAAACGGAGTAAATAAACTTCGCACTAAAGACAATGCATTTGTGGTTATTACTCACTACCAAAGACTACTTGACTTTATTGTTCCTGATTTTGTACATGTTCTTTTTGACGGAAGAATTGTTAAAAGTGGAGACAAAAGTCTGGCTTTAGAACTTGAAGAAAAAGGTTATGACTGGATTAAGAAAGAAGTAGTTCCATCTATATAA
- a CDS encoding GHKL domain-containing protein, translating into MPGKNLKWLFYTLVVYTILAFVWWGYLIWDKNDEAYHLAVENARLEYLLSGETNTDIFYESEQYSQLSSRHKRQRLMIAGEGIVLFVLLILGIWRLKTTLFREVEMARRQKNFLMSVTHELKSPLASIKLGLETLSRLIKGEEKEQKLIQSNLKESDRLASLIDNILLTARLDNKAFNPEIEKVEINSLFKQIVTNLSEQYRYSHDVELSADSVLVFYTDKQILISVVTNILENAHKYADKGSEILLKVFQKNEALHIEISDRGQGIPDVEKKKIFEKFYRVGNENTRKAKGTGLGLFLVKEMLKLLNGQIKVEDNSEGGTTFKVVIPGKFANIADSNKEELKNKQLDYEAQNSNSRG; encoded by the coding sequence TTGCCGGGAAAGAATTTAAAATGGTTGTTTTACACGCTTGTTGTATATACAATACTTGCATTCGTTTGGTGGGGATATCTCATCTGGGATAAAAACGATGAAGCATACCATCTGGCTGTAGAAAATGCGAGATTAGAATATTTATTGAGTGGAGAGACCAATACAGACATCTTTTATGAAAGTGAGCAATATAGTCAGTTAAGTTCCCGCCATAAACGTCAGCGATTAATGATTGCCGGAGAGGGAATTGTTTTGTTTGTGTTACTTATACTCGGTATTTGGAGATTGAAAACAACTTTATTCAGAGAGGTAGAGATGGCTCGAAGGCAAAAGAATTTTTTGATGTCTGTAACCCATGAGCTAAAGTCTCCCCTTGCTTCTATTAAGTTAGGTTTGGAGACCCTTTCAAGACTAATAAAAGGAGAAGAAAAAGAACAAAAGCTAATCCAATCAAATTTAAAAGAATCGGATCGTTTAGCTTCCTTGATAGACAATATATTATTAACGGCCAGATTAGATAATAAAGCTTTCAACCCTGAAATTGAAAAGGTGGAAATTAACAGTTTGTTTAAGCAGATAGTTACTAATTTAAGTGAACAGTACCGTTACAGTCATGATGTTGAGCTGAGTGCCGATTCCGTTTTGGTTTTTTATACAGATAAGCAAATTTTGATATCTGTAGTAACGAATATTTTGGAAAATGCCCATAAATATGCAGATAAAGGTTCGGAGATTTTGCTAAAAGTTTTTCAAAAAAACGAGGCACTTCATATTGAAATTAGTGACAGGGGACAGGGGATTCCTGATGTAGAAAAGAAAAAGATTTTCGAAAAGTTTTACAGAGTTGGAAATGAAAATACGCGAAAGGCGAAAGGTACAGGATTAGGCTTATTCCTCGTAAAGGAAATGCTGAAACTTTTAAACGGACAAATAAAAGTGGAAGATAATTCTGAGGGAGGTACAACTTTTAAAGTGGTTATACCGGGGAAATTTGCTAATATAGCAGATTCTAATAAAGAAGAGTTAAAAAATAAACAGTTAGACTATGAAGCCCAGAATTCTAATAGTAGAGGATGA
- a CDS encoding YraN family protein encodes MSMENLEKGKKGEKLAKEYLLNKGYSIIAENWRSGRSEIDIIAKIENTLVFAEVKTRSTDYFGHPEESIGKQKKKMLQRGANNFLEDYAFEVEVRFDVISIIITNTQRKIYHIEDAFFMIEDDEGFRSVD; translated from the coding sequence ATGAGTATGGAGAATTTAGAAAAAGGAAAAAAAGGCGAAAAATTGGCCAAAGAATATCTTTTAAACAAGGGCTATTCAATTATAGCTGAAAACTGGCGGAGTGGAAGGTCGGAAATTGATATTATAGCTAAAATTGAAAATACATTAGTTTTTGCTGAAGTAAAAACAAGGTCAACGGATTATTTTGGACATCCGGAGGAAAGTATTGGAAAGCAAAAAAAGAAGATGTTGCAAAGGGGGGCTAATAATTTTTTGGAGGATTATGCATTTGAAGTTGAGGTGCGTTTTGATGTAATATCCATAATAATCACAAATACCCAACGAAAAATTTATCATATAGAAGATGCTTTTTTTATGATAGAGGATGATGAAGGATTTCGCAGTGTAGATTAA
- a CDS encoding sodium:calcium antiporter, producing MENAGFWIIVFVVSLAALLKSSDLFVKASEKIGVSFGLSPFVVGALILALGTSLPELVSGVIAVFNDVPEVLIGNVIGSNITNIFFVLGFVALVSKKIQLNYDIIKIDLPLMVGSAVLLAFAFHDGVFQLYESIFFIIALGVYLHYVITQRNVAEVLELSAEERKKIASRKSFSNNWKQYALLIISGVGIYFSADFNIQSIIKLSEIYNIGGEFIALTFVALGTSLPELIVCMVAIFRGNPEMAIGNIVGSNIFNTFAVMGIPGLFGAIIIPETILTFSLPLMIAATLLFFFMIQDKLISRWEGALLLILYIFYIVQLFLML from the coding sequence ATGGAAAATGCAGGCTTTTGGATAATTGTTTTTGTCGTCAGCTTGGCTGCATTGCTAAAATCCTCAGATTTATTTGTAAAAGCTTCTGAAAAAATAGGCGTATCTTTTGGTCTGTCACCTTTTGTAGTAGGGGCATTGATTTTAGCTTTGGGAACATCCTTGCCGGAATTAGTCAGCGGTGTTATTGCTGTGTTCAATGACGTTCCGGAAGTTTTAATCGGTAATGTTATCGGCTCAAATATCACAAATATTTTTTTCGTCCTGGGCTTTGTAGCGCTGGTTTCTAAAAAAATTCAACTGAATTACGATATCATTAAAATAGATTTACCATTAATGGTTGGGTCTGCTGTTTTATTGGCCTTTGCTTTTCACGATGGAGTTTTTCAATTATATGAGTCTATATTTTTTATCATTGCCTTGGGAGTTTACCTGCATTATGTGATTACGCAAAGAAATGTGGCAGAAGTACTTGAGTTAAGTGCTGAGGAAAGAAAAAAAATTGCCAGCAGAAAATCCTTTTCCAACAACTGGAAACAATATGCACTCCTAATAATAAGCGGAGTTGGTATCTATTTTAGTGCCGATTTCAATATCCAATCAATTATAAAGCTCTCTGAAATTTATAATATTGGTGGTGAGTTTATTGCACTTACTTTTGTAGCTTTAGGAACTTCGCTACCCGAGTTAATCGTATGCATGGTGGCAATTTTTAGAGGAAATCCTGAAATGGCCATTGGGAATATTGTAGGCTCAAACATTTTCAATACCTTCGCTGTAATGGGTATTCCGGGATTGTTTGGAGCCATTATTATCCCTGAGACTATTTTGACTTTCAGTTTACCGCTTATGATAGCGGCAACCCTTCTTTTCTTTTTTATGATACAGGATAAACTGATAAGTCGCTGGGAAGGTGCTCTGCTGTTAATTCTATATATTTTCTATATTGTTCAACTATTTTTAATGTTATAA
- a CDS encoding sodium:solute symporter, which translates to MTQVDWIIMLGTLFFIVGYGIWKTRGQKNIGGFLKGDNQDRWWVIGLSVMATQASAITFLSTPGQGYEDGMRFLQFYFGLPLAMIIIAVVFIPLYYRLKVYTAYEFLERRFDRKTRVFTAMLFLLQRGLAAGITIYAPAIILSQIIGWSLSFTVIFIGVLVILYTVTGGTKAVTQTHKQQMAVIFTGMFIAFGVLIWHLSEYASFGESLQLAGKMGRMNIIDLEFDLSNRYNIWSGLIGGLFLQLAYFGTDQSQVQRYLSGSSVKQSRMGLMFNGLMKIPMQFFILITGVLVFVLFQFEKEPLHFNNVASTYMEQSASKEEWQALQGEYQMMWEEKKSQSQTMLQLLSSGDEAAINQQQELLLQSLEKRSELKNRATEVIAETNPSLETRDHDYIFITYIMNYLPIGLVGLLLAVIFSAAMSSTSAELNALASTTTVDMYKRNFKQEGSEKHFLNASKIFTLIFGLLAIGFALTASLFENLIQAVNILGSLFYGTILGIFIVAFFMRKIRGHAVFIAAIFAEIAVITIYLLQRAEILHIEYLWLNLIGCGLVMIFSFMLQAVLPKKQLQQ; encoded by the coding sequence ATGACGCAGGTTGACTGGATCATCATGTTGGGGACGCTCTTTTTCATTGTCGGATACGGCATTTGGAAAACCCGTGGTCAAAAAAATATAGGTGGTTTTTTAAAAGGGGATAATCAGGACAGATGGTGGGTAATCGGCCTTTCGGTGATGGCTACACAGGCGAGTGCGATTACTTTTCTTTCAACTCCCGGGCAAGGCTATGAAGACGGAATGCGCTTTTTGCAGTTTTATTTTGGCTTGCCTTTAGCGATGATCATTATTGCAGTGGTTTTTATCCCACTATATTACCGCCTCAAAGTATATACGGCTTATGAGTTTTTGGAAAGGCGTTTTGACCGGAAAACACGGGTGTTTACTGCCATGCTTTTTCTTTTGCAACGCGGACTGGCAGCAGGGATCACCATTTACGCACCTGCCATTATACTTTCGCAAATTATAGGCTGGAGTCTTTCTTTTACTGTTATTTTTATAGGTGTTTTAGTGATTTTATATACTGTTACAGGAGGAACTAAGGCGGTTACTCAAACCCATAAACAGCAAATGGCTGTGATTTTTACTGGCATGTTTATCGCTTTTGGCGTTTTAATCTGGCATTTGTCTGAGTATGCCTCATTTGGAGAATCTCTGCAACTTGCCGGTAAAATGGGCCGCATGAACATCATTGACCTGGAATTTGATTTGAGCAATCGTTACAACATTTGGTCCGGCTTAATTGGAGGCCTTTTTTTACAGCTTGCTTACTTTGGAACAGATCAATCTCAAGTGCAACGGTATTTGTCGGGAAGTTCTGTAAAGCAAAGCCGCATGGGTTTGATGTTTAACGGATTGATGAAAATTCCCATGCAGTTTTTTATATTGATTACCGGCGTGTTGGTTTTTGTTTTGTTTCAATTTGAAAAAGAACCTTTGCATTTCAATAATGTCGCATCTACTTATATGGAGCAATCTGCTTCTAAAGAGGAGTGGCAGGCTTTGCAGGGTGAATATCAAATGATGTGGGAAGAAAAGAAATCCCAATCACAGACTATGTTACAATTACTTTCTTCAGGTGATGAAGCAGCAATTAACCAACAACAGGAATTACTTTTGCAAAGTCTTGAAAAAAGAAGTGAATTAAAAAACCGTGCAACGGAAGTTATTGCTGAAACAAACCCGAGTTTGGAAACACGAGATCATGATTATATTTTCATCACTTACATCATGAATTATTTGCCAATTGGTCTTGTGGGCTTGTTACTGGCAGTAATTTTTTCGGCTGCCATGTCCTCGACATCTGCTGAATTGAATGCTTTGGCATCAACTACAACGGTGGATATGTACAAACGGAATTTCAAACAGGAAGGTAGTGAAAAGCATTTTTTGAATGCCTCTAAAATTTTCACACTGATTTTTGGTTTGCTTGCCATTGGTTTTGCCCTGACGGCCTCCCTTTTTGAAAACTTGATACAAGCGGTTAATATTCTCGGTTCACTTTTTTATGGAACAATACTCGGTATTTTTATCGTGGCTTTTTTCATGAGAAAAATTCGCGGACACGCTGTGTTTATTGCAGCCATATTTGCTGAAATTGCCGTTATAACCATCTACCTGCTGCAAAGAGCAGAAATCTTACATATTGAATATCTCTGGCTCAACCTGATTGGTTGTGGATTGGTGATGATTTTTTCTTTTATGCTGCAAGCGGTATTACCGAAAAAACAGTTGCAACAGTAA
- a CDS encoding PIG-L family deacetylase produces the protein MLRIVCFVLFLVVYGYNMAAQQPQNKNAGEIQLMLKNLNNLGSALHIAAHPDDENTRLITWLSKKRNIRTGYLSITRGDGGQNMIGTEIGTNLGIIRTQELIVAREIDGGHQFFTRAVDFGYSKTHEETMQFWDEDKVLEDMVYIIRKFRPDVLITRFPPKKYEFPTHGHHTASSVLAEQAFEMAGDSEAFPEQLESLELWSPKRLYWNTSHWFYRRTGQRLDTTGKLIVDFGAYLPELGYSCSEIAAVSRSQHRSQGFGTAQSRGMQPEYLEFVMGDSAYNELFEGIDLTWGRVPGAERVGELLHEASNSFDPQNPEAILPLLVNAHKELQKHKGNFYADIKLTELEEVIYAVAGLHLEVVAENFYSVRGGKINVDLHLLNRSDADVRVAEIQFSAKNSSFEKPDLLKNNQLETVKTELEIASDALVNQAYWLREQQDDIGMFKHPDMEYTAKAENDPAVTATVTLNIEGALINYTIPLEYKWTDRVKGELYRPFFIAPDVSMNLANDVYIFPTIDARRVNIQLRTWKENLKGTLKLDLPQGWTSEPESIQVDIQEAGRERNFNFNVRPPSEGEIGKLRPLFVSGGTQWSMSFEDIRYDHIPYQSMFAEAEGRLLRLESAHQTKRVGYIMGAGDLVNRNLEEAGYEVVMLDENNFDATDLSQFPAILVGIRAYNTEEWLVQKYEELMDYIRKGGNLIVQYQTTRGLLTDKIGPYPFEIDHGRVTDHQAKMNILETGKNLTSKPNNLTEADFEGWVQERGLYFAENWDDRYYTVFEMNDPGEEPHQGSLIIAPYGEGHFMYTGISFFRVMPAGVPGIFRLLSNMIDYGR, from the coding sequence ATGCTGAGAATTGTTTGCTTTGTTTTGTTTTTGGTAGTTTACGGATATAATATGGCTGCTCAACAGCCTCAAAACAAAAATGCAGGGGAAATTCAACTTATGTTGAAAAACCTTAACAACCTTGGCAGTGCACTCCATATCGCTGCTCATCCCGATGATGAAAACACCCGCCTGATTACATGGCTATCTAAAAAACGCAATATCCGCACCGGCTATCTTTCCATTACACGCGGTGATGGCGGGCAAAATATGATAGGCACGGAAATTGGCACCAACCTCGGCATTATCCGCACACAGGAGTTGATTGTTGCCAGAGAAATTGACGGTGGACATCAGTTTTTTACCCGTGCTGTAGATTTCGGATATTCCAAAACACATGAAGAAACTATGCAATTTTGGGACGAAGATAAAGTGCTGGAAGACATGGTTTATATCATCCGAAAATTTCGACCGGATGTATTGATAACACGCTTTCCTCCAAAAAAATATGAATTCCCTACTCACGGCCACCACACTGCTTCATCTGTTCTTGCCGAACAAGCTTTTGAAATGGCAGGAGACTCCGAAGCCTTTCCGGAACAACTGGAATCACTGGAACTATGGTCGCCCAAGAGATTGTACTGGAACACATCACACTGGTTTTATCGCAGGACAGGACAGCGGCTCGACACTACCGGAAAGCTGATTGTTGATTTTGGGGCTTACCTGCCGGAACTGGGGTATTCCTGTTCGGAAATAGCAGCAGTAAGCAGAAGTCAGCATAGAAGTCAGGGTTTTGGTACAGCCCAAAGCAGGGGCATGCAACCTGAATATTTAGAGTTTGTCATGGGTGACTCTGCGTATAATGAATTGTTTGAAGGCATAGATTTGACCTGGGGAAGAGTGCCCGGTGCAGAAAGAGTTGGTGAACTTTTGCATGAAGCAAGTAACAGTTTTGACCCGCAAAATCCGGAGGCGATTTTACCATTATTAGTTAACGCTCATAAAGAATTACAAAAGCACAAGGGAAATTTTTATGCGGATATTAAATTAACGGAATTAGAGGAAGTCATATATGCAGTTGCGGGTTTACATCTGGAAGTTGTGGCCGAAAATTTCTATAGTGTTCGCGGAGGAAAAATCAATGTTGATCTGCATCTGTTGAATCGAAGCGATGCCGATGTACGGGTAGCAGAAATTCAATTTAGTGCCAAAAACAGTTCGTTTGAAAAACCGGATTTACTCAAAAATAATCAACTCGAAACCGTCAAAACAGAGCTGGAAATAGCATCTGATGCACTTGTGAATCAAGCATATTGGTTACGCGAGCAGCAGGATGATATTGGGATGTTTAAACATCCTGACATGGAGTACACAGCTAAAGCAGAAAATGACCCGGCTGTTACAGCTACCGTTACGCTAAATATAGAAGGAGCTTTAATTAATTATACAATTCCTTTGGAATACAAATGGACTGATCGTGTGAAAGGGGAGTTGTATCGTCCGTTTTTCATAGCACCCGATGTCAGCATGAATCTGGCTAATGATGTTTATATTTTCCCAACTATAGATGCAAGAAGAGTAAATATTCAGCTCAGAACCTGGAAAGAAAATCTGAAAGGCACACTCAAATTAGATTTACCTCAAGGCTGGACTTCAGAGCCGGAATCTATTCAAGTGGATATACAAGAAGCCGGCAGAGAGCGAAATTTTAATTTCAATGTCAGGCCTCCGTCAGAAGGAGAAATCGGAAAATTGAGGCCTTTGTTTGTTTCCGGAGGAACTCAATGGAGTATGAGTTTTGAGGATATCCGTTACGACCATATTCCTTATCAAAGCATGTTTGCTGAAGCGGAGGGCAGATTGCTCCGGCTTGAAAGTGCCCATCAGACAAAAAGAGTCGGCTATATCATGGGAGCAGGGGACTTGGTAAACAGAAATCTGGAAGAGGCCGGATATGAAGTTGTAATGCTGGATGAAAATAATTTTGATGCTACTGATTTGTCTCAGTTTCCTGCTATTTTGGTTGGTATCCGGGCTTACAATACCGAGGAGTGGCTTGTACAGAAATATGAGGAACTGATGGATTACATCAGAAAAGGAGGCAACCTGATTGTGCAATATCAGACAACCAGAGGATTGCTGACGGATAAAATCGGTCCTTATCCTTTTGAAATAGACCATGGACGGGTGACAGACCATCAGGCAAAAATGAACATTTTGGAAACCGGGAAAAACCTTACTTCTAAACCTAACAATCTCACAGAAGCTGATTTTGAAGGCTGGGTGCAGGAGCGGGGTTTGTATTTTGCTGAAAACTGGGATGATCGTTACTACACTGTTTTTGAAATGAACGACCCCGGTGAAGAACCGCATCAGGGCAGTCTCATTATCGCTCCTTACGGCGAAGGTCATTTTATGTACACCGGCATTTCTTTTTTCAGGGTAATGCCGGCCGGAGTGCCGGGAATTTTTCGTTTACTCAGTAATATGATAGATTATGGAAGATGA
- a CDS encoding ferrochelatase has product MRKEKTVVLIVNLGTPDSPSRWDVYTYLREFLSDPRVIDVNPILRFLLVNGVIAPFRSKESSKVYKEVWTDEGSPLLLYSESFTSKLKKELGEEIHVELAMRYKNPSLTKKLLKIREMKADRILVVPMFPQYASATTGSIHDKVMEVVSTWETIPEVNFINNFYSEPSFINSFVNIGRKYNPENYEHILFSYHGLPQRHLVKSDPGNHCLKKENCCGSICDDNHFCYSAQCYETTRLLTEELSIPKEKYSICFQSRLGKDPWTQPYTSDVIEELAEKGVKRVLVFCPAFVTDCLETTIEIGEEYNEEFVEKGGEKLELVHSLNDEDFWVEGFAKYLQSYLNAGNPISKITGSPSV; this is encoded by the coding sequence ATGAGAAAAGAAAAAACAGTCGTTTTAATAGTAAATCTTGGTACACCGGATTCCCCTTCTCGTTGGGATGTTTATACTTACCTTAGAGAATTTTTATCTGACCCCAGGGTTATAGATGTTAATCCGATATTGAGGTTTTTACTGGTAAATGGTGTTATCGCTCCCTTTCGTTCCAAGGAGTCTTCCAAAGTATATAAGGAGGTATGGACAGATGAGGGTTCCCCTTTATTATTGTATAGTGAAAGCTTTACATCTAAATTGAAAAAGGAATTAGGTGAAGAAATCCATGTTGAGTTAGCTATGCGTTATAAGAACCCTTCACTAACAAAGAAACTATTGAAAATAAGGGAAATGAAAGCTGACAGAATACTTGTAGTGCCTATGTTTCCGCAATATGCCTCCGCAACAACCGGATCTATACACGATAAAGTCATGGAAGTAGTGAGTACCTGGGAGACTATTCCGGAAGTTAATTTTATAAATAATTTTTACAGTGAGCCTTCTTTTATAAACAGTTTTGTGAATATTGGCCGAAAGTATAATCCGGAAAATTACGAACATATTTTATTTAGTTATCACGGTCTGCCTCAAAGGCATTTGGTAAAATCCGATCCGGGAAATCATTGCCTGAAAAAGGAAAACTGCTGTGGGAGCATCTGTGATGATAATCACTTTTGTTATAGTGCACAATGTTATGAAACGACCCGATTGTTAACCGAAGAATTGAGCATTCCAAAGGAAAAATATTCTATTTGTTTTCAGTCTCGATTGGGAAAAGACCCCTGGACACAGCCTTACACTTCAGATGTGATAGAGGAATTAGCTGAAAAGGGAGTGAAAAGAGTTTTGGTCTTTTGTCCGGCATTTGTTACAGATTGCTTAGAAACAACTATTGAAATCGGCGAGGAATATAATGAAGAGTTTGTCGAAAAAGGTGGTGAAAAACTTGAACTGGTTCATAGTTTAAATGATGAAGATTTTTGGGTGGAAGGATTTGCAAAATATTTGCAGAGCTATCTGAATGCAGGAAACCCGATAAGTAAAATAACCGGAAGCCCTTCAGTATAA
- the sufB gene encoding Fe-S cluster assembly protein SufB encodes MSKKDQDQIIEEFTSGEYKYGFVSDIDSDDAPIGLNEDTVRLISMKKNEPEWLLNWRLKAYRNWQKMTEPKWPKVSYPDIDFQNMIYYSAPKPKKKLESLDEVDPELLKTFEKLGISLQEQKRLTGVAVDAVVDSVSVATTFKDKLAELGIIFCSFSEAVKEHPDLIKKYLGSVVPPTDNFYAALNSAVFSDGSFCYIPKGVRCPMELSTYFRINAANTGQFERTLIVAEEGSYVSYLEGCTAPMRDENQLHAAVVEIIAEKDAEVKYSTVQNWYPGDKNGKGGIYNFVTKRGICKGDNSKISWTQVETGSSITWKYPSVILKGDNSIGEFYSVAVTNNYQQADTGTKMLHLGKNTKSRIVSKGISAGKSNNSYRGLVRFSKNAAKAYNFSQCDSLLIGDKCGAHTFPYIESSNASSSVEHEATTSKIGEDILFYCNQRGLSEEDAVNLIINGYCKEVFNKLPMEFAVEAQKLLSVSLEGSVG; translated from the coding sequence ATGTCAAAAAAAGATCAAGATCAAATAATTGAAGAATTTACGAGTGGTGAATACAAATACGGATTTGTCTCAGATATAGATTCTGACGACGCTCCAATTGGATTAAACGAGGATACTGTTCGTTTAATTTCAATGAAAAAAAACGAACCGGAATGGTTGCTAAACTGGCGTTTGAAAGCCTACAGAAATTGGCAAAAAATGACAGAGCCAAAGTGGCCTAAAGTGAGCTACCCTGACATTGACTTTCAAAATATGATTTATTACTCAGCACCTAAGCCTAAGAAAAAATTGGAAAGCTTAGATGAGGTAGATCCTGAATTACTAAAAACTTTCGAAAAATTAGGGATTAGTCTGCAAGAGCAAAAAAGATTAACAGGTGTAGCTGTTGATGCCGTTGTTGACAGTGTTTCAGTCGCGACTACATTTAAAGATAAATTGGCAGAGCTGGGAATTATCTTCTGTAGCTTCAGCGAAGCTGTTAAAGAGCACCCTGATTTAATTAAAAAATATTTAGGCAGCGTTGTCCCTCCAACAGACAATTTCTATGCAGCTCTAAATTCAGCTGTTTTCAGTGATGGTTCTTTTTGCTATATCCCCAAAGGAGTAAGATGCCCGATGGAACTGTCTACATATTTCAGAATAAACGCCGCTAATACAGGGCAGTTTGAAAGAACGCTGATAGTTGCTGAAGAAGGCAGCTATGTCAGTTATTTGGAAGGTTGTACAGCTCCCATGAGAGATGAAAATCAATTACATGCTGCTGTTGTAGAGATTATTGCTGAAAAAGACGCTGAAGTTAAATATTCAACTGTTCAAAACTGGTATCCCGGTGATAAAAACGGAAAAGGCGGAATTTACAATTTTGTTACTAAAAGAGGTATCTGCAAGGGCGACAATAGTAAAATAAGCTGGACTCAGGTAGAGACCGGGTCTTCCATAACCTGGAAATACCCAAGTGTAATCCTTAAAGGTGATAATTCAATTGGTGAATTTTATTCAGTTGCTGTTACTAATAACTATCAGCAAGCTGATACCGGTACTAAAATGTTACACTTAGGTAAAAACACCAAAAGCCGTATCGTTTCAAAAGGTATATCAGCAGGAAAAAGCAACAATAGTTACAGAGGTTTGGTGCGTTTTTCAAAAAATGCTGCTAAAGCCTATAATTTCTCTCAATGTGATTCACTACTAATAGGTGATAAATGTGGAGCTCATACTTTCCCATACATTGAGTCTTCAAATGCATCTTCATCTGTAGAGCATGAAGCAACTACCTCCAAAATTGGAGAGGACATTCTATTTTATTGCAACCAAAGAGGACTTAGCGAAGAAGATGCTGTGAACTTAATCATAAACGGATACTGTAAGGAAGTATTCAACAAACTACCGATGGAATTTGCCGTTGAGGCACAAAAACTGCTTTCTGTAAGTCTGGAAGGCTCTGTCGGATAA
- a CDS encoding DNA-binding response regulator, translating to MKPRILIVEDEESILEALRINLEMEGYEVITATNGAKGLSIIKNQHFNLIILDIMLPDMDGIQLCEQIRLERSEVPVLFLTAKDTGQDKIEGLKAGADDYLTKPFNLEEFLLRVKVLVKHSLKGTEEEKVLNVYTFGSNKIDFQTYLATSRQGEIQLTNKEAKLLKLLIEKEGSVVSRQQILQSVWGYDIYPSTRTIDNFVLAFRKYFEQDPKNPRYFHSIRGIGYKFENPHKK from the coding sequence ATGAAGCCCAGAATTCTAATAGTAGAGGATGAAGAAAGTATTTTAGAAGCACTGCGTATAAATCTGGAAATGGAAGGTTATGAAGTGATTACGGCAACTAATGGTGCTAAGGGGCTTTCTATAATTAAAAACCAGCATTTTAACCTGATAATACTTGATATAATGTTACCGGATATGGATGGTATTCAATTGTGTGAACAGATAAGACTGGAACGCTCGGAAGTACCGGTTTTGTTTTTAACAGCAAAAGATACCGGGCAGGATAAAATAGAAGGCCTCAAAGCCGGAGCCGATGATTATCTCACTAAGCCCTTTAATTTAGAAGAGTTTTTACTTCGGGTAAAAGTATTGGTAAAACACAGCCTGAAAGGGACGGAAGAAGAAAAAGTGCTTAATGTTTACACTTTTGGTTCTAATAAAATAGATTTTCAAACCTATTTGGCAACTAGCAGACAAGGTGAAATACAACTGACAAATAAAGAAGCAAAACTACTTAAATTATTAATAGAAAAGGAAGGATCTGTGGTATCCAGACAGCAGATTCTGCAAAGTGTTTGGGGATATGACATCTACCCTTCAACCCGCACTATAGATAATTTTGTCTTGGCTTTTCGAAAATATTTTGAACAAGACCCTAAAAATCCACGTTACTTCCATTCAATAAGAGGAATAGGGTACAAATTTGAAAATCCTCATAAAAAGTAA